One genomic segment of Polynucleobacter sp. MWH-UH2A includes these proteins:
- a CDS encoding DNA topoisomerase III → MAKAPSKSSSKTSSVDHPKALIIAEKPSVANDIAKALGGFTKYEDYFESDDFLISSAVGHLLEIAAPEEYDVKRGKWSFANLPVVPPYFDLRPIAKTESRLKVLQKLIKRKDVASLINACDAGREGELIFRLIAQHAKASQTVKRLWLQSMTPAAIREGFTNLRTDEDMQPLADAARCRSEADWLVGINGTRAMTAFNSKSGGFFLTTVGRVQTPTLSIVVEREELIRKFVSKDYWEVKAEFIAAAGIYEGRWFDPKFKKDVAEPDARENRLWSEAAAQSIVTACRGKKANVTEESKPATQLAPQLFDLTSLQREANARFGFSAKNTLGLAQALYERHKVLTYPRTDAKALPEDYLDTVKQTVENLAEHSQEYRPFAKQILQGDPKDAKAGYGWINPNKRIFDNSKISDHFAIIPTLEAPKSLSEPEAKLYDLVVRRFLAVFYPAAEFKVTTRITETSGHHFKTEGRVLVNPGWLTVYGKSNQADDELAPVQESESVQTESVVAVPLKTKPPARYSEATLLSAMESAGKWVDDDEMREAMAEKGLGTPATRAAIIEGLLAEKYIVREARELIPTAKAFQLMTLLRGLDVEELTRPDLTGSWENKLSLIEHGKMNRDTFMQEIAQMTQRIVKRAKEYDSDTIPGDYATLSTPCPHCKGPVKENYRRFACEKCGFTISKTPGGRAFEYPEVEELLREKTIGPLQGFRSKMGRPFAAIIKLTEIPEDDADYPNAGYKLEFDFGNTQDDETEAIDFTGRQALGVCPKCSGAVYEDGMRYVCENNTGPNKTCDFKTGKVVLQQEVPAEQIQKLLKEGKTDLLSNFKSNRTGRGFKAYLALGSDGKIGFEFEAKAPGAAKAPAKKRAGASAATKSAAKPKRASKAKSSASS, encoded by the coding sequence GTGGCAAAAGCACCTTCCAAAAGCAGCTCCAAAACCTCTTCGGTAGACCACCCTAAGGCACTCATCATTGCCGAAAAACCTTCAGTCGCCAATGACATTGCCAAAGCCTTGGGCGGATTTACAAAATATGAAGACTATTTTGAGAGCGATGATTTTCTGATCTCTTCTGCAGTCGGTCATTTATTGGAAATTGCCGCTCCTGAAGAATATGACGTTAAGCGTGGCAAATGGTCTTTTGCCAACCTTCCTGTCGTGCCGCCTTATTTTGATCTGCGCCCTATTGCCAAAACAGAATCACGTTTAAAGGTTTTGCAAAAACTGATTAAACGGAAAGATGTCGCCTCACTCATTAATGCGTGTGACGCGGGACGTGAAGGTGAACTAATTTTCAGATTAATTGCACAACATGCAAAAGCGTCACAAACTGTAAAACGGCTTTGGCTGCAGTCCATGACGCCAGCCGCAATACGAGAAGGATTTACAAACTTACGTACCGATGAAGACATGCAGCCTTTGGCTGATGCTGCACGTTGCCGCTCTGAAGCGGATTGGCTTGTAGGCATTAATGGTACTAGGGCAATGACTGCCTTCAATAGCAAAAGTGGCGGATTCTTTTTAACTACCGTTGGGCGCGTTCAAACGCCCACACTCTCTATCGTGGTTGAACGTGAAGAGCTCATTCGCAAATTTGTATCGAAAGATTATTGGGAAGTAAAAGCCGAATTTATCGCGGCAGCTGGCATCTATGAAGGCCGCTGGTTTGATCCTAAGTTTAAAAAGGATGTTGCTGAGCCAGACGCTCGCGAGAACCGCCTCTGGAGTGAAGCAGCGGCGCAAAGTATTGTGACTGCTTGTCGCGGGAAAAAAGCCAACGTTACTGAAGAATCGAAACCTGCAACACAACTTGCCCCACAACTGTTTGACCTTACCAGTTTGCAACGTGAAGCAAATGCGCGCTTTGGTTTCTCAGCAAAAAATACTTTGGGTTTGGCGCAGGCACTTTATGAGCGCCACAAAGTTCTGACATATCCACGTACTGATGCAAAAGCACTTCCTGAAGACTACTTAGATACCGTTAAGCAAACTGTCGAAAACCTAGCAGAGCATTCTCAAGAATATCGGCCATTTGCTAAACAGATTTTGCAAGGAGACCCCAAGGATGCAAAAGCTGGCTACGGTTGGATCAATCCTAATAAACGCATCTTTGATAACTCCAAGATTTCGGATCACTTTGCGATCATTCCAACGCTGGAAGCGCCAAAAAGCCTCAGCGAGCCTGAGGCAAAGTTATATGACCTCGTGGTGCGTCGCTTCTTAGCAGTCTTTTATCCTGCTGCCGAATTTAAAGTAACCACTCGCATTACAGAAACCTCAGGCCACCATTTCAAGACGGAAGGTCGCGTGCTTGTTAACCCTGGGTGGTTAACTGTTTATGGCAAGTCCAACCAAGCAGATGATGAGCTTGCACCAGTTCAAGAGAGCGAGTCTGTGCAAACAGAATCCGTCGTTGCTGTTCCACTGAAAACAAAACCGCCTGCACGCTATTCAGAAGCAACCTTACTTTCCGCCATGGAAAGCGCGGGCAAGTGGGTTGATGATGATGAGATGCGTGAGGCTATGGCCGAGAAGGGCCTAGGTACACCGGCAACGCGTGCCGCCATTATCGAAGGCCTGCTAGCAGAAAAGTATATTGTGCGTGAAGCTCGCGAGCTTATACCGACCGCAAAAGCATTCCAATTAATGACGCTGTTGCGTGGACTTGATGTTGAAGAACTCACTCGCCCAGACTTAACGGGTAGCTGGGAAAACAAGCTGTCCCTCATCGAGCACGGCAAGATGAATCGCGATACCTTCATGCAAGAAATCGCGCAAATGACTCAGCGCATTGTGAAGCGCGCAAAAGAATATGACAGCGACACCATTCCTGGTGACTACGCCACTCTGTCAACTCCTTGCCCACACTGCAAAGGGCCGGTAAAAGAAAACTATCGTCGCTTTGCCTGTGAAAAATGTGGTTTTACGATTAGCAAAACACCCGGTGGTCGCGCATTTGAATATCCAGAAGTGGAAGAGCTTTTGCGTGAAAAAACGATTGGGCCTCTTCAAGGGTTCCGCAGCAAAATGGGGCGCCCTTTCGCGGCAATTATTAAGCTTACTGAAATCCCAGAGGACGATGCCGACTATCCAAACGCTGGCTACAAACTCGAATTTGATTTTGGCAACACGCAAGACGATGAAACCGAAGCAATTGATTTCACGGGACGCCAAGCCTTAGGAGTTTGTCCAAAATGCTCAGGCGCGGTATATGAAGATGGCATGCGTTACGTATGCGAAAACAATACTGGCCCCAATAAGACCTGCGACTTTAAGACTGGCAAAGTGGTGCTGCAACAAGAGGTGCCTGCCGAGCAGATTCAAAAACTTTTAAAAGAGGGCAAAACGGACTTGCTGAGCAACTTCAAGTCCAATCGTACCGGGCGTGGCTTTAAGGCTTATTTAGCTTTGGGCTCTGATGGAAAAATTGGCTTTGAGTTTGAGGCCAAAGCACCAGGCGCCGCTAAAGCGCCCGCCAAAAAACGGGCGGGTGCCAGCGCTGCTACTAAGTCGGCGGCAAAACCCAAGCGGGCTAGCAAAGCGAAGTCATCTGCAAGTAGTTGA